One window of the Eucalyptus grandis isolate ANBG69807.140 chromosome 8, ASM1654582v1, whole genome shotgun sequence genome contains the following:
- the LOC104415037 gene encoding probable serine/threonine-protein kinase At1g54610: MGCVFGKQASGRAVERARERERAREESEEVEAEEEEVVRVKVAKLEVGEVRNGSGRRTASAAVEDGVNARVRGERSRVARPNPRRSNPPKHLYGEQVAAGWPAWLSEVAGEAINGWTPRRADSFEKLDKIGQGTYSNVYKARDTLTGKIVALKKVRFDNLEPESVKFMAREILILRRLDHPNVIKLEGLVTSRMSCSLYLVFQYMEHDLAGLAASPGIKFTESQVKCYMHQLLSGLEHCHNRHVLHRDIKGSNLLIDNDGILQIADFGLASFFDPNHKQHMTSRVVTLWYRPPELLLGATDYGVGVDLWSAGCILAELLAGKPIMPGRTEVEQLHKIFKLCGSPSEEYWRKSKLPHATIFKPQQSYKRCIAETFKEFPPPSLPLIETLLAIDPADRLNATAALRSEFFTTKPYACEPSSLPKYPPSKEMDAKLRDEEARRLRAAGKGNIDGVKKTRPRPRAMPAPEANAELQANLDRRRLISHANAKSKSEKFPPPHQDGALGYPLGTSHHIDPVFEPPDVPFSSTNFSYPKTSFQTWSGPLVDSGAVVAPRKKKHSKRDGHAQLRKEAAKLRMKD; the protein is encoded by the exons ATGGGGTGCGTGTTCGGCAAGCAGGCGTCGGGGCGGGCGGTAGAGAGGGCGAGGGAGAGGGAGCGGGCGAGGGAGGAGAGCGAGGAGGtcgaggccgaggaggaggaggtggtccGGGTGAAGGTCGCGAAGTTGGAGGTCGGGGAGGTCAGGAACGGGAGCGGTCGGCGGACTGCGTCGGCGGCGGTCGAGGACGGGGTCAATGCGCGGGTGCGGGGGGAGAGGAGCCGGGTCGCGAGGCCGAATCCGAGGCGGAGCAACCCGCCGAAGCACCTCTACGGGGAGCAGGTCGCCGCCGGGTGGCCGGCGTGGCTGTCGGAGGTCGCCGGGGAAGCCATCAACGGATGGACGCCGCGGCGGGCGGACAGCTTCGAGAAGCTCGATAAG aTTGGGCAAGGTACATACAGTAATGTCTATAAAGCTAGGGATACTTTAACAGGGAAGATTGTCGCTTTGAAGAAAGTGCGGTTCGATAACTTGGAACCGGAGAGTGTAAAGTTCATGGCAAGAGAGATTTTGATACTACGGCGCCTGGATCATCCCAATGTTATTAAGTTGGAGGGTCTGGTGACCTCAAGAATGTCGTGTAGTTTGTACCTTGTATTTCAATATATGGAGCATGACTTGGCTGGACTTGCTGCGAGCCCTGGGATCAAATTCACCGAGTCTCAG GTCAAATGTTACATGCACCAGCTGTTATCTGGACTGGAACACTGCCACAATCGCCATGTTCTTCATCGAGACATCAAGGGATCAAACCTACTCATTGACAATGATGGAATTCTTCAGATCGCTGATTTTGGATTAGCCTCTTTCTTTGATCCCAATCACAAGCAACATATGACTAGTAGGGTGGTTACTCTGTGGTATAGGCCACCAGAGCTTCTTCTTGGGGCTACTGATTATGGTGTGGGCGTGGACCTCTGGAGTGCGGGTTGCATCCTGGCTGAGCTCTTAGCTGGAAAGCCTATTATGCCTGGTCGAACTGAG GTGGAACAACTGCACAAAATATTTAAGCTATGTGGTTCTCCTTCAGAAGAATATTGGAGAAAATCAAAGTTGCCTCATGCAACCATCTTTAAGCCCCAGCAATCATATAAACGCTGCATAGCGGAGACATTTAAGGAGTTTCCACCACCATCTCTACCTCTGATTGAAACCCTTCTTGCAATTGACCCAGCTGACCGCCTAAATGCTACTGCTGCACTAAGAAGTGAA TTTTTCACAACCAAGCCCTATGCTTGTGAACCTTCCAGCCTTCCAAAGTACCCTCCAAGCAAGGAAATGGATGCCAAATTACGGGATGAAGAAGCTAGAAG ACTGAGAGCTGCTGGCAAAGGTAATATTGACGGGGTCAAGAAAACACGCCCTCGTCCTAGGGCCATGCCTGCTCCAGAAGCCAATGCCGAGCTTCAAGCCAATCTTGAT AGACGGCGTCTCATTTCACATGCCAATGCAAAGAGCAAGAGTGAGAAATTTCCTCCTCCACACCAAGATGGGGCGCTTGGCTATCCTTTGGGTACTTCACATCATATTGATCCAGTTTTTGAGCCGCCTGATGTCCCTTTCAGTTCCACGAATTTTTCCTATCCAAAAACATCCTTCCAAACTTGGTCGGGACCATTGGTTGACTCCGGTGCCGTAGTTGCTCCCCGGAAAAAGAAACACTcaaagagggatgggcatgcacAGTTGAGAAAAGAAGCGGCAAAACTTCGGATGAAAGATTGA